The genomic stretch TCGCGCGCGATCAGCACCGACTTGGTGATGATGCTGAACGGGTGGTTGAACCGCCGCATGACCTCGAGGATCGACCGGGTCGATTTCAGCTCGCGTTCGACCGGCTGATAGGGGTCGGTATTGCCGCCTATGTGGATGCGTTTGCACCGGTATCGGGGGGCGAGGAAGGCTTGTTCCAGCAGACGCGCCCCCTCGGGCTTGAAGAAGATCCGGCTCTCGAAATCCAGGCCCGGGGATAGGCCCATCCAGGCATGGGACGGACGGGCGTAACAGTAGATACAGCCATGTTCGCAACCTTTGTACGGGTTGATGGAGCGGTCGAAGCCGATGTCGGGACTGTCGTTCCGGGCGATGATGGTGCGGGCGTGTTCGGGCGTGAGGGTGGTGCGCAGCGGCGCGGCCTGGGCGTCGTCGGTCGTCCAGCCGTCGTCGAACGACTCATGCTGCTCGGGCTCGTAACGGCCTGTCGCATTCGAACGCGCGCCTCTTCCCTTGGCGGATTGCATAAGGGGGAGGATGGATCAGGAAGGAGAACATAGCAAGAACATTTGTGCGGCACGCCCGGCGAGCTGGGCCGGCGCGAACAAACTGATACAGTTGCTGTTGCTAAGGAGGATTTGTCGGGTGTAGAGGGGCGTAACGTCTTCCCGTGTCGAGAACGCGGGCGGATTGCGTCGCTGATCCGGAGAGTCCCGATGGCCCCCACTCGCTATTCCGCCGTTGCTATCGCCCTGCACTGGGTGATCGCGCTCTGTATCCTGTCGATGATCCCGATGGGATTGTGGATGACTGCGGCCATCGAACAGCCCGACAGTCAGGCCCTGGCCTATCGGGTGTTCCAGATTCACAAGTCGATCGGTTTTCTGATCCTGGCCCTGACCGTGGTGCGGATCGTCTGGCGTCTGACGCATCGACCGCCGGCCCTGCCGGGCGGGATGAAGCGATGGGAAGGCTTTGCGGCCAATGCGACCCATGTGGCCTTTTACGCTCTGATGCTGGCCCTGCCGCTGACGGGGTGGCTGTATGTGTCGACCGGATGGGCCGTGGCGCTGGACCGGGCGCTGGAGGTCGCGACCAGCTGGTTCGGCCTCTTCCCGATCCCGCATCTGCCGGGCGTGGCCGAACTGTCGGCGAGCGTCAGACGGACCCTGGCCTTCCAGGCCATGGGGGCGCATGCGGCGATGGCCTGGGGCGCGGTCGCCCTGATCGCGCTGCACATCGGGGCGGCGTTGAAGCACCAGTTTCTCGACCACGACGGGGTGCTGGCGCATATGGTTCCCTTCCTCAAGCCGGCGGAGGGTCATGCGTCGGCGACGGCCCCAAAGACATCTCCGGCTTCGCCCTGGGTCGAGCGGGGCGTGGGCGTGGCCCTGATCGCGGTCGTGGCCATGGCCGGCGCGGTCGCGGCGCGGCCCGACCCCAAGCCCAGTCTGGACATGAGCCGCACAGCGCCGCCCGCGGCGGCCCCGACGCCGGTGTCGGCGCCCGAAACCGCGCCCGAAACCGCAGCTGATCCGGTCGCCGAAGAGGCGCCGGCCGAGACAGCTGTGGAGGCCGGCGTCTGGACGATCAATCGCGCGGCCTCCAGCATCGCCTTCGGCGGAACCCAGTCGGGCGACGCCTTCAAGGGGCGGTTCGAACAGTGGACGGGGCAGATCCGCTTCGATCCGCAAGACCTGGCCGGGTCCAAGGCGGTGATCACGGTGCAGACGAACTCGGCCCGCACCGGCGATGCGACCCAGGAGGGGTCTTTGCAGGGCGCCGAATGGTTCGATCCCGCCCAATATCCGACCGCCCGGTTCGAGACGACAGGGTTCCGCGCCCTGGGCGGGGATCGCTACCAGGCGACCGGCACGCTGCGGGTCAAGACGACGACCCTGCGCGTGGTCCTGCCCTTCACCTTCAGCGAGGCTGACGGCGTCGCCACGGTGGCCGGGCGGCTGGAACTGGACCGGACGGCCCTGAACATCGGCATGGAGTCAGACGCGACCGGCGACTGGGTGTCGAAGATGATCGACGTCCAGATCAAGGTCTCGGCGCGACGGGCGGGGTAAGGCGGCCAGCGCGCCGCCGCTTGCCCTGAGGGAAGTCAGGCCTTAGGGGTCCGCGCTCTTGATCAATGATTCAGGGAGCGGTCGATGACCCTCGCACTTCTGTTTCCCGGACAGGGCAGCCAAGCCGTCGGCATGGGCGCGCAACTGGCCGACGCCTTTCAATCCGCCCGCGATGTCTTCGCCGAGGTGGACGAGGCCCTGGGCCAGAAGCTGTCGGTCTTGATGCGCGAAGGCCCCGAGGACCAGCTGACCCTGACCGAGAACGCCCAGCCGGCCCTGATGGCGGTGTCCATGGCGGCGATCCGGGCATTGAAGGTCGAGTTCGGGTTCGACGTGGCGACGGCGGCCTATGTGGCCGGTCACTCGCTGGGCGAATATTCGGCCCTGGCGGCGGCGGGGGCGATCTCGCTGTCGGATACGGCGCGGCTGCTGAAACTGCGCGGCCAGGCCATGCAGCGGGCGGTTCCGGTGGGGCAGGGGGCGATGGCCTCGCTGATCGGGCCCAAGACCGATCTGGCCCTGGCCGAGGCCGCTGCGGCGGCGGGCGCCGAGGTCGGCGTCTGCGTGGTCGCCAATGACAACAACGCCGGAAACATCGTCATCTCGGGCGAGAAGGCGGCTGTGGACCGGGCTATCGAGAAGGCCAAGGAACTGGGGGCGCGGGCGATCCCGCTGAACGTCTCGGCGCCCTTCCACTGCCCGCTGATGCAGCCGGCGGCGGACGAGATGGCGGCGGCCCTGGCCTCGGCGACCATCCTGGCTCCGGCGGTTCCCGTGGTGGCCAATGTTCTGGCGCGGCCGGAACGCGATCCAGAGGTGATCCGTCGGCTGCTGGTCGAACAGGTCACCGGCCGGGTGCGCTGGCGCGAAAGCATGGAGTGGATGGCGACGCCAGACTCTCAAGGCGGGGGTGGGGCGACCCGCTTCGTCGAGATCGGCTCGGGCAAGGTGCTGACCGGCATGGCCAAGCGGATCGCGCCTGAGGCCGAAAGCCTGCCGCTGAACACGCCGGAAGAGCTGGAAGCCTTCGCCAAGGCTCTGGTCTAAAAACCGTGACACGGGGCTCAGCGATCCTTTGGATCTGGGCGGCGAGCATTGTCCTCGTCTGGATCGCGGTCGCGGTCGATCTTGGGCAACCGCTGTGGGTGCGTCAGCATTCCATTGACCTGACGGCCTATGGGGCCTTCGAAGGTCGGACTTTAACGGTGGGCCACGGGTGGAAATTGCTGGCTTCGCAATGGCTGCACGTCAAGTTTCCGCACATGGTGTTCAACGCCGTCATCATCGGCTTGGTCGGGTCTGCGCTAACGCGGCGGGTGAGTTGGCCGCTGGTTCTGGCATTAGGTCTGATCGGCGGCGCTTTCGGGCAACTGGCGTCAGCGCTGGCGCAGCCTGACGCCTATGTCTCTGGCGCGTCCCAAGCCTATCTGGCGCTGTGTGCGACAGCACTGGTGGTGCTGGACCGCAAGAGCGTCGGCTGGTGGTCTGCGGTCGTGGGCGTAACGGTCAGCGTGGCGCTGGACCTGTTCGTGAGCGGCCATGAGGGCGTAAAGCCCGGACATATCGTACCTTTCGTCATCGGTTTGATCGTTGGCGGCGTTTTTCTATTGTTGGACAGACATCGCCCTGATGGGGTGGTGGTTCGGAGGACATGATGTTCAATCTTGCAGGCAAGACCGCGCTGGTGACCGGCGCGACGGGCGGAATCGGCGGGGCGGTGGCGCGGGCGCTGCACACCCAGGGTGCGACCGTCGTGCTGTCGGGCACGCGCGAGGCGGTGCTGGCGGATCTGGCCAAGGCGCTGGGCGAGCGGGCGCATTTCGCGACGGCGAACCTGTCGGACCCCGAGTCGGTCGATAATCTGGTCGCGGCGGCCGAGGCGGCGGCGGGCGCGCCGCTGGACATCCTGGTGGCCAATGCGGGCATCACCAAGGACGGCCTGCTGATGCGGATGAAGGACGAGGACTTCCAGTCGGTCATCCAGATCAATCTAGAGAGCTATTTCCGCCTGACCCGCGCGGCGGTGAAGGGGATGATGAAGCGTCGTTCGGGTCGAATCATCGGCGTGACCTCGGTCGTCGGCGTGACGGGCAATCCGGGCCAGACCAACTATTCCGCATCCAAGGCCGGCATGATCGGCTTCTCCAAGTCGCTGGCGCAGGAGGTCGGGTCGCGCGGCATCACCGTCAACTGTATCGCCCCGGGCTTCATCGCCTCGCCGATGACGGATGTGCTGAACGAGCAGCAGCGCGAGACCATTCTGGGCCGAATTCCCGCCGGTCGGCTGGGCACGGGCGACGAAATCGCGGCCGCCGCCGTCTATCTGTCGTCGAACGAAGCCGCCTATGTTACGGGTCAGACCCTGCACGTGAACGGCGGCATGGCGATGATCTGATCACGATCACGACACGCTACACCCTATTTCCTGCCCGAAAGCCTGTGCTAAAGGGCAGGGACGCATCGGCGGTTCGGGCTTTCGGGCTTGCGTCGCCTTCGCTGCCGTGAGACGGCGATTTACAAGTTACACCCGCCTCTACGGCGATTTTAAACAGACAGAGAGACACTCATGTCCGACACCCTCGAGCGCGTTCGCAAGATCGTCATCGACCACCTGGACGCCGATCCGGACAAGGTCACGGAAAAAGCCAGCTTCATCGACGACCTGGGCGCCGACTCGCTCGACAACGTCGAGCTGGTGATGGCCTTCGAAGAAGAATTCGACATCGAGATCCCGGATGACGCCGCCGAGCACATCCAGACGGTCGGCGATGCGGTCAAGTTCATCGACGAAAAGTCGGCCGGCTGATCCCAGCCCCCGACTGGCGGCCGAAAGGCTGACGGTTCACAGGGCCGCCCGGCGCTCCTAGCGGAGACGCCCGGCGGCCTTTACTGTTTCTGACCCTTGCGAATCCGCAGTGATTCCTTGGGCCGGGATTGGAGTTTTAGGAGCACGCACCATGCGCCGCGTCGTCGTTACGGGCATCGGTCTGCTGACCCCCCTTGGCTGGGGTGTCGACAAGAGCTGGAAGGGTATCGTCGAGGGGCGGTCGGGCATCGGTCCGATCACCTCGTTCGACACCACGGGCTATGGCTGCACCATCGCCGGCGAAGTGCCGAGCGTTGATGGACGCGGCGGCGGCGGCGAAGGCGACTTCGACCCCGAGAAGATCATGTCCGTCAAGGACAGGAAGCGCGTCGACGACTTCATCCTGTACGCCATAGCGGCGGCGGACGAGGCGCTGCACGACGCCAACTGGAAGCCCGAGACGGACGAGGACAAGGAGCGGACGGGGGTCATGGTCGGCTCCGGCATCGGCGGCCTGGGCGTCATAGCCGAGACGGCCATTGTGCTGAAGGAACAGGGGGTGCGACGCGTCAGCCCCTTCTTCATCCCCAGCGCCCTGATCAATCTGGCGGGCGGGCAGATCTCGATCCGCCACGGCCTGAAGGGCCCGAACCATGCGGCGGTGACCGCCTGCGCCACCGGCGCCCACGCCATCGGCGACGCGGCCCGGATGATCGCCCTGGACGACGCCGACGTCATGGTGGCGGGCGGGGCGGAAAGCTCGGTCGTGCCGATCGGCATCGCCGGCTTCCTGGCCTGCAAGGCCCTGTGCACCGCCTATAATGATACGCCGGAGAAGGCGTCGCGGCCCTATGACCGGGGCCACGCCGGTTTCGTCATGGGCGAGGGCGCCGGGATCCTGGTGCTGGAGGAATACGAACACGCCAAGGCGCGCGGGGCCAAGATCTATGCCGAGGTCGTCGGCTACGGCATGAGCGGCGACGCCCACCACATCACCGCACCGTCCGAAGACGGCGAGGGCGGGGTGCGGGCCATGAAGATGGCGCTGAAGCGGGCGGGCATGGAGCCGTCGGACCTGGATTACGTCAACGCCCACGGCACCTCCACCATGGCCGACTGGATCGAGCTGAAGGGGATCGAGGGTCTGGTCGGCGATCACGCCAAGAACCTGGCCGTCAGCTCCACCAAGTCGATGACGGGCCACCTGCTGGGCGCGGCTGGGGCCATCGAGGCGGCCTTCTGCGTCCTGGCGATCCGGGATCAGGTGGCGCCGCCGACGATCAATCTGGATGACCCGGAGATGGAGACGCCGATCGACCTGGTCCCGAACAAGGCCAAGCCGATGAAGATCGATGTCGCCATGTCCAATAGTTTCGGCTTCGGGGGCACCAACGCCTCGGTGATCTTCAAGAAGGTCGACTGACATGTTCGGACGGGGGCGGGTTGAAAAGGGGCGGGGACGGTCGGGTCTGACGGTGACCTTGCTGACCGCCTCGGCGACGTTCAGCCTGTTCCTGATCGCCGCCCTGGCCATTGTCTGGGGCGTCTATTACGGCCCGGGGCCGGGGGCGCGTCAGGGGGACCAGACGGTCGTCACCCTGGCCAGCGGCTCGGGAGTCTCGGCCATCGCCGCCCAGCTGAAGGCGGCGGGGGTGATCCGCTCGACCGATCTGTTCAAGGCGGCGGCGACCTTTACCGGGGCGGACCGCAAGCTGCGGGCCGGGGAGTATGAGGTGCCGTCGGGAACCTCGCTGGGCGGTGTGCTGAACCTGCTGGTCGAGGGGCGGGTGGTGCGCCATTTCGTCACCCTGCCGGAGGGCTGGTCCTCGGCCCAGGCGCTGGACATCCTGGCCAAGGAGTCGGTGCTGACGGGGACGGTCGCGGTGACGCCCGAAGAGGGCAGCCTGTGGCCCGACACCTATGAGATCGCACGCGGCGACACGCGGCAGTCGGTGATCGACCGGATGCAGCGCGCGGCCAATGAGAACCTGCGGCTGTTGTGGGCCCAGCGGGGGCCGGGCGCCGTGGTGCGCAATCCCGAGGAGGCGGTCATCCTGGCCTCCATCGTCGAGAAAGAAACCGGTCTGGCGGCCGAGCGCCCGCGCGTGGCGGCCGTATTCTCCAATCGGCTGCGGCAGGGGATGCGGCTGGAGAGCGATCCGACCATCGTCTACGGCCTGACCCAGGGGCGGCCCCTGGGGCGCGGCATTCGCCGTTCCGAACTGCAGCGCGAGACGGCCTGGAACACCTATCAGATCGACGGCCTGCCGCCGACGCCGATCGCCAATCCGGGCAAGGACGCTCTGGCGGCCGTGCTGAACCCGCCGGCGGACCAGGCCCTGTTCTTCGTCGCCGACGGATCGGGCGGCCACGCCTTCGCCGCCACCTATGAAGAGCATCTGCGCAATGTCGCGCGCTGGCGTCAGATCGAGCGCCAGAAGGCGGGCCTGCCGGCGGAAGCGCCGACGCCGGCCGCGCCGGACGCCACCACTGCGCCGATGACCGACCCCAGCGATCAGGCCACCATCACACTGCCCGCGGGCGCGAGCCAAGGTCTGAGATGAGCCTGATTTCAGGAATGACGGGCTTCGGTCGGGCCGAGGGCGCCGGTCACGGCTGGACCTGGTCGGTCGAGGCGCGCTCTGTCAACGGGCGTAATCTGGAGGTCCGGTTTCGAGGGCCGAACGGATTCGACGCCCTGGACCGGGCGGCCAAGACAGCGGGGCAGGCGCGGTTTGCGCGCGGCCAGATCACGGTCGGCGTCCACGCCAAGCGTGTCGAGGGCGGCGAGGCGGCGGTCACGATCAATGCGGCGGTGCTGGCCCGCTATCTGACCCTGGCCAATGAACTGGCCGAGGACGGGGCCACGCCGCCGTCCGCCGACGGCCTGCTAGCCCTGCGCGGCGTCATCGAGACGCCGGAAGACGTCGAGGATCCCGAGGCGCGCGCGGCGCTGGAGATCGCGATGGCGCGCACGGTGGAAGAAGCGCTGGACGCCCTGAAGGGCTCACGCCATGCCGAGGGCGCACAGCTGGCCCCGCTGTTGTTGGACTTCATCACGCGTATCGAGACGCTGGTGGCGGCCGCCGAGGGCGAGGCTCAGGCCCAGGTCGAGGCGATCCGGGGCCGGTTCAGCCGCCGTATGGCCGAACTGGCGCCCGATGCGCCGGGCCTGGAGGACCGGATCTTCCTGGAAGCGGCGGCCCTGGCGGCCAAGGCCGATGTGCGCGAGGAGCTGGACCGGCTGACGGCCCATGTCGGCGCGGCGCGTCAGTTGATGGCGTCGCCGCCGGCAGGACGGAAGCTGGATTTTTTGATCCAGGAATTCATGCGCGAGGCCAACACCCTCTGCTCGAAATCGGCTACGACCGCGCTCACCGGAATCGGCCTCGAGCTGAAGGCCGTCATCGAACAGTTGCGTGAACAGGTCCAGAATGTCGAATGAACGCTCGCCCCGCCGGGGCGTCCTCCTGATCGTCGCCAGCCCGTCGGGCGCAGGCAAGACGTCGCTGTGCCGCCGGTTGATGGCGGATCACGGGGGGCTGGAGCTGTCCGTCTCGATGACGACGCGGGGTATTCGTCCCGGCGAGGTCGACGGACGCGACTATAATTTCGTTGATCGCGAGCGATTCCAGAAGCTGATCGACGCCGACGCCTTCCTGGAATGGGCCGATGTTCACGGCAATCTGTACGGCAGCCCGCGCGGCCCCGTGGACCGCGCCCTGGCCGAGGGCCGCGACGTGCTGTTCGACATCGACTGGCAAGGCGCGCGTGACGTGGCCGAGAAATGCCCGGAGGATGCGGTGCGGGTGTTCATCCTGCCGCCCAGCCTGGAAGAACTGCGTCGCCGCCTGATCACCCGGTCGCAGGATTCGGACGATGTGATCGAGCGCCGCGTCGCCAACGCCAAGGGCGAGATCGAACACTGTGACGCCTTCGACTATGTGATCGTGAACGAGGATTTCGACCGGTCGTACGCCGAACTGGCGCACATCTATCATGCCGAGCGTTCGCGCCGGTTCCGCAATCTGTGGGTGGGCGACTACAAGGCCGCCTTGATGCGCGAGCCGGTCTGAGGCGAACCCGGTCCAGGGCGATCAATCTGAGAAGAACAACGACACCGCGGCCGGCGGAGGGGGGACAAAGCCGCCGCGGTGTCGTCTTCGGCTGAGGGCGGTGACGACATCGCGCCAGGCGGGGGCGTCCTACGCGATGTCGTCTTCAGCGCTACTCAACTGCACCCCTTATCCCACAACAGGGGTTCCAGAGGGTAAATTTCTATCTAGGGGCGATTGCTTAGGTACGCGGCACGATTGCCGAATCGTTTGCGGTCAGAGCGGCGTCCGCGCCGCAAACCAGGGCGTGATTCGCGCTAGAGCCGTCTCGACCTCGGGCGTTGAGACGGCGAAGCTAATGCGGATGAAGCGGTGGCCGTCGACGGGATCGAAATCGACGCCGGGCGCGGTAGCCACACCGGTATCGCGCAGGAGTTGTTCGCAGAAGGCCACGCTGTCGTTCGTCAGATGGCCGATGTCCGCCCAGATGTAGAAGGCCCCGTCGGGCGGGGCGATCTTTCTCAAACCGAGGGCGGGGAGCGCCGCCAGCATCAGGTCGCGGTTGCGGGCGTAGGTCTGGATATGACCCTCGAGCTCGTTGATCGCGTCCATGGCCACCAGGCCGGCGTGCTGGCTGAGGCTGGGCGGGGTCAGGAACATGTTGCCGATATAGGCGCGGGCGGCGTCGACCAGGGCGTCAGGGACCAGCAGCCAGCCTAGTCGCCAGCCGGCCATGCTCCAGTATTTGGAGAAGCTGTTGATCACCATGGCGTCGGGGGCGAACTGCAGCATCGACGGGGTCGGGCCGACGTAGGACAGACCATGATAGATCTCGTCCGACAGGATGGCGATGTTTCGCGCACGGCAGACTTCGGCGATGGCGGCGAGCTCGCCCTCGGGGATGATGGTCCCGGTCGGATTGGCGGGGCTGGCGATGATGACACCGGCGGGGGCGGGGTCGAGCGCCTCGAGCTGGGCGGCGGTCAGCTGGAACCGGGTCTCGGGACCGCAGGCGATCTCGACCGGCTCCAGATGCAGGGCGCGCAGGCTGTTGCGATAGGCGACATAGCCGGGACGGGCCAGGGCGATTCGGTCGCCGGGCTTGAACCGGGCGCTGAGGGCCAGGACCAGGGCGGGCGAGGCCCCGCAGGTCAGCAGGATATTGGCGGGATCGACCGTCACGCCGTAACGGTCCTGATACAGGCGGGCGATGCGGGCGCGCAGTTCGGGGCTTTCCCAATAGCCCATGCCGTCAGCGTCCAGCACCTGGTGCGCACGGGCGATGGCGGCGGCGGGGGCGCCGGTCGAGGGCTGGCCGAACTCCATATGGATGATCGAACGGCCTTCGGCCTTCAACTGGTGCGCCAGGCGGCTGACGGTGATGGCGCGGAAGGGTTCGACGGTCATGGGATCACTTACGTTCAAAGCGTTGTGTCATGGTGGACAAGAGCCAGACCGTTCCCATGCACACCACACCTCCCGCCACCAGCATCCAGCCGGTCGGCGTAGGATGGACATCAATCCAGTCAGGATCGACGCTGAGGTAGCAACCCCAGGCGCCGTGAGTCACGATGTTGATCAGTCCCGCGTTGATGATGTGTAGAGAGCAGGCATAGCCGATGGCTCTTGAGGCGACGCCCACACCCCAATAGATCGTGAAGAAGAGGAGGGCCATGCTCGATGCACCGGCGAACCAGGGCGTGTCCTGTATGACGGACAGGACATTGCAGGATTGGCCCATCGCCCTGCTGAAAGCCCCCAGAGCAAACTGCGCGAACAAGCCGAAAACCATCACTACGCAGAAGATGACTCTAGGCCAGTGATGACGGCGACGTAGCGGCAATACGCTGTGCTCTATGTCGCCCAAGGTATCACGTCCTACTGCAGCGCATCGGCGATGCGCAGGAAACCCGCCACGTCCACCGTCTCAGCTCGCACGTCCGGTTCGATGCCGGCGGCCTCGCACAGGGCGGCCCCGCCGAGTTGTTTCAGGCTGGAGCGCAGCATCTTGCGGCGCTGGCCGAAGGCGGCGGCGGTGACGCGTTCCAGCTTCTTCAGACGTTCGGGCGACGGGCGCTCGTCCAGCGGAATCAGATGGACCACGGCCGAGGCCACCTTGGGCGGCGGGGTGAAGGCGGCGGCGGGCAGGTGCATGACGATGCGGGCGGTGCAGACGGCCTGGGAGATGACCGCCAGACGGCCATAGGCGTCCTCGCCTGGCCCGGCGGCCACGCGCTCGGCGACTTCCTTCTGGAACATCAGGGTCAGGCTGTGGGGCAGCCAGGGGCCGGTCAGCCATTTGATCAGCAGGGGCGTGCCGACGTTGTAGGGCAGGTTGGAGACCAGATGGGTCGGGCCGGAGACCAGATCGGCCTCCTTCACCTTCAGGGCGTCGGCCTCGACGATGGTCAGGCGGCCGGAGCCGTCGTCCAGCTCGGTCAGCAGGGGGATGAAGCGCGGATCTTTTTCGACCAGGACCACGGGGCCGGCGTCGGATTCCAGCAGGGCGCGGGTCAGGCCGCCGGGGCCGGGACCGACCTCAATCACCGCCCGGCCCTCGAACGGGCCTGCGAGGCGGACGATCTTGCGCGTCACATTGAGGTCCAGCAGGAAATGCTGGCCGAAGCTCTTCTTGGCCAGCAGGCCGTGGGCGTCGAGGGTTTCGCGGAGGGAGGGAAGGTCGTTGGCCAAGAAATATTCCGCTCATCCCCGCGAAAGCGGGGAGCCAGTTCTTTCAGAGCACCGGCCCTGGATCAGTTGAGGCATCCATAGACCAACGGACGGCGCGCCCAAAGCTCTGGGTCCCCGCTTTCGCGGGGATGAGCGGACAAAAATCTAGCGCGCCCTCGCCGCCGCCATCTCCGATGCCAACCGAATGGCGGCGATCAGGCTGTCGGGACGAGCGATTCCCTTGCCGGCGATGTCGAAACCCGTGCCGTGGTCGGGCGAGGTGCGGATGACGGGCAGGCCCAGCGACACGTTCACGCCGCCCCAGAAGTCGAGGGTCTTGACCGGGATCAGGGCCTGGTCGTGGTACATGCAGATCGCCGCGTCATAGGTGGCGCGGGCGTCGTCATGGAACAGGGTGTCGGCGGGTCTGGGGTCGGTGATGTCGATCCCCTCGGCGCGCAGCTGTCGGGCGACCGGGATTAGGATGTCGATTTCCTGAAGCCCCAGGGCGCCGCCTTCGCCCGCGTGCGGGTTCAGGGCGGCCATGGCCAGGCGAGGACGGGCGATGGCGAAGTCGCGTTTCAGGCTTTCGTGGACGACGCGGGCGGTGCGAGCCACGCGCTCGGCGGTGACCAGTTCGGGCACCTGGTCCAGGGCGACGTGAATGGTGACCAGACAGGCGCGCAGGTCGCGGGCGGTCAGCATCATGACTGGACCGCGCGTGCCGGCGTAGGGGGCGTCGGCGGTCAGTTCAGCGATGAATTCGGTGTGGCCCGGAAAGCGGAAGCCCGAGGCGTACATGGGCGCCTTGGCGATCGGGGCCGTGACCAGGCCTGAGGCTTCGCCGGACAGGACGAAGCTGACAGCCTCCTCGATCCCGTCGGCGACGGCGGAGGCATTGGCGGGATCGGGGGTTCCGACCACGACCGGGGCGGGCAGGGGACGGTGGATGACCGGCAAGGCTCGCGCGAATCGGTCAAGGGCGTCGGCGGGGCTGTTGACCTCGCTGACCGCCAGGCCCTGGGCCCGCAAAAGCGCGGCGTCGCCGATGACGGCGAAGGCCAGGGGTTCGGTGTTGAGCGCTCGCCAGGCGGCGGCCACGATCTCTGGCCCGACGCCGGCGGGTTCGCCCAGCGTCAGGACCAGAGGCCGGGTCATTTGAACTCGATGAGCGCGTCGTTGCGCAGGTCGCGCAGGTAGCGGCGCTCGAGCACGGCCATGTTCTGGGACCGCAGGCGGCCCTCGACCTGTTGGCGATTCGGAGCTTCCGGGCCGCCGACGCGACGGCCGCAGACGGCGACCAGGTGCAGGCCCAGCGGGGTGCGGATCGGGGTTGAGACCGAACCGATTTCGCCGGTGCGGGCGAACTGCTGGAACTGGGGCGCCAGGTCGGCGACGTCCGATTCGCCGAGGTCGGACCCGATGACGCCGGCCGTTGCGCGAGACTGGGACAGGATGTTGTCGCAGTTCAGACCCTGACGCATGGCGTCCAGCGTACGGGTCGCGGCGGCGAGGTCGGCTTCCGACGCGGTTTCGGGCAGTTCGACCATCAGTTGCTTCAGCGACACCAGGCTGGTCGCCGCGCCGTCGCGCTTGTCGCGCATATAGATGATGTAGACTCCGCCATCGACCGGGACCGGGTTGGACAGCTGGCCGGGCTGAAGCTGGTCGAAGATGCTCTGAAGGGCGGGCTGGACCGTGCCCTTG from Brevundimonas sp. SL130 encodes the following:
- a CDS encoding cytochrome b/b6 domain-containing protein gives rise to the protein MAPTRYSAVAIALHWVIALCILSMIPMGLWMTAAIEQPDSQALAYRVFQIHKSIGFLILALTVVRIVWRLTHRPPALPGGMKRWEGFAANATHVAFYALMLALPLTGWLYVSTGWAVALDRALEVATSWFGLFPIPHLPGVAELSASVRRTLAFQAMGAHAAMAWGAVALIALHIGAALKHQFLDHDGVLAHMVPFLKPAEGHASATAPKTSPASPWVERGVGVALIAVVAMAGAVAARPDPKPSLDMSRTAPPAAAPTPVSAPETAPETAADPVAEEAPAETAVEAGVWTINRAASSIAFGGTQSGDAFKGRFEQWTGQIRFDPQDLAGSKAVITVQTNSARTGDATQEGSLQGAEWFDPAQYPTARFETTGFRALGGDRYQATGTLRVKTTTLRVVLPFTFSEADGVATVAGRLELDRTALNIGMESDATGDWVSKMIDVQIKVSARRAG
- the fabD gene encoding ACP S-malonyltransferase; this encodes MTLALLFPGQGSQAVGMGAQLADAFQSARDVFAEVDEALGQKLSVLMREGPEDQLTLTENAQPALMAVSMAAIRALKVEFGFDVATAAYVAGHSLGEYSALAAAGAISLSDTARLLKLRGQAMQRAVPVGQGAMASLIGPKTDLALAEAAAAAGAEVGVCVVANDNNAGNIVISGEKAAVDRAIEKAKELGARAIPLNVSAPFHCPLMQPAADEMAAALASATILAPAVPVVANVLARPERDPEVIRRLLVEQVTGRVRWRESMEWMATPDSQGGGGATRFVEIGSGKVLTGMAKRIAPEAESLPLNTPEELEAFAKALV
- a CDS encoding rhomboid family intramembrane serine protease — translated: MTRGSAILWIWAASIVLVWIAVAVDLGQPLWVRQHSIDLTAYGAFEGRTLTVGHGWKLLASQWLHVKFPHMVFNAVIIGLVGSALTRRVSWPLVLALGLIGGAFGQLASALAQPDAYVSGASQAYLALCATALVVLDRKSVGWWSAVVGVTVSVALDLFVSGHEGVKPGHIVPFVIGLIVGGVFLLLDRHRPDGVVVRRT
- the fabG gene encoding 3-oxoacyl-[acyl-carrier-protein] reductase, producing MFNLAGKTALVTGATGGIGGAVARALHTQGATVVLSGTREAVLADLAKALGERAHFATANLSDPESVDNLVAAAEAAAGAPLDILVANAGITKDGLLMRMKDEDFQSVIQINLESYFRLTRAAVKGMMKRRSGRIIGVTSVVGVTGNPGQTNYSASKAGMIGFSKSLAQEVGSRGITVNCIAPGFIASPMTDVLNEQQRETILGRIPAGRLGTGDEIAAAAVYLSSNEAAYVTGQTLHVNGGMAMI
- a CDS encoding acyl carrier protein; the encoded protein is MSDTLERVRKIVIDHLDADPDKVTEKASFIDDLGADSLDNVELVMAFEEEFDIEIPDDAAEHIQTVGDAVKFIDEKSAG
- the fabF gene encoding beta-ketoacyl-ACP synthase II; this encodes MRRVVVTGIGLLTPLGWGVDKSWKGIVEGRSGIGPITSFDTTGYGCTIAGEVPSVDGRGGGGEGDFDPEKIMSVKDRKRVDDFILYAIAAADEALHDANWKPETDEDKERTGVMVGSGIGGLGVIAETAIVLKEQGVRRVSPFFIPSALINLAGGQISIRHGLKGPNHAAVTACATGAHAIGDAARMIALDDADVMVAGGAESSVVPIGIAGFLACKALCTAYNDTPEKASRPYDRGHAGFVMGEGAGILVLEEYEHAKARGAKIYAEVVGYGMSGDAHHITAPSEDGEGGVRAMKMALKRAGMEPSDLDYVNAHGTSTMADWIELKGIEGLVGDHAKNLAVSSTKSMTGHLLGAAGAIEAAFCVLAIRDQVAPPTINLDDPEMETPIDLVPNKAKPMKIDVAMSNSFGFGGTNASVIFKKVD
- the mltG gene encoding endolytic transglycosylase MltG, which produces MFGRGRVEKGRGRSGLTVTLLTASATFSLFLIAALAIVWGVYYGPGPGARQGDQTVVTLASGSGVSAIAAQLKAAGVIRSTDLFKAAATFTGADRKLRAGEYEVPSGTSLGGVLNLLVEGRVVRHFVTLPEGWSSAQALDILAKESVLTGTVAVTPEEGSLWPDTYEIARGDTRQSVIDRMQRAANENLRLLWAQRGPGAVVRNPEEAVILASIVEKETGLAAERPRVAAVFSNRLRQGMRLESDPTIVYGLTQGRPLGRGIRRSELQRETAWNTYQIDGLPPTPIANPGKDALAAVLNPPADQALFFVADGSGGHAFAATYEEHLRNVARWRQIERQKAGLPAEAPTPAAPDATTAPMTDPSDQATITLPAGASQGLR